The Populus nigra chromosome 4, ddPopNigr1.1, whole genome shotgun sequence genome contains the following window.
tatatatatatatatatatatatttagtcttttttcattctttcctTGTCCTGCTTGATGTTATCTAATCAGAATCAAACAGAAAGACAAACTTTGTGTCTTTGAATAGGGTTTTGCTATCAATTTCATGAATCACGTTGTTGCCTTGCCAGCGGCGGATCTACGGCATGCGCTGAAGGTACTATGACACCCTCAAGTTCCAAAATTTATATCAATACCCATATAGTATTAGGTTGGATTTTCATTACCTTACACCccacaaatttttatttttcaccctTAAAAGTAGACAAGCCCATTTTtattagcttaaaaaaatataatagaaaattcACTAACAAGAAatttaaacccaaaaaattattaaatgaaataaaaataaatccataactataaattaaaaaagtatatattatGTCTTTTATTCCATCTCTATaccgatttttttttcatgatgacGACAATAGCCACAGATTGGTTTgtgctttgattattttttctcttgtactaataaatacaaaaccaaACAAGAATCGAGGTACTTCTCATTCTTCtcattttatgtttgaaattttatattttgtaattgtttttgtattagagttttgatgggttttttatgaattaaataatttttttttttatttttaaggctaTAAGATGTGAAAGTAGTTAATTCACTtttgtgatttctttttatatgtctATGttctttcatataaaaatttaaaattacatttttaaccctagaaaaaaagaattgcaTTTATGTTgactttgaatttatttatttttacttatgtCTATATATCTTGGCCCCTCCGATTAAAGTTCCTAGTTTAGTATTTAgggttttgatgggtttttgtgaattatataaaattgaatttttttgggaCTTTAATTacttcaatatttaataatacCAATTAGACAAGCAATTATCATGTATTCAATATTGTGttacttttattttgattaatctataagattaattcttgaactaatagtgttaatattttttaggtatACTTTGtcttgaattaagtttcaagaATAGAGatgctaaaataaaagaaactctataatttttttaaaaaaccgaatGCCAAACTCTTAgacaacaataaatttattatagcTACTATTTCAAATATGATAACTCCTTCAAATCTTGATAACTCCTGAATTTGAGGAACTCAatgaatatctttttaaaaatcaaagaattcaGCTTGAAGAAATGAATGTTACTTCTTTAGAATGTGATCCAAGATTCCATCCAATGACATGAGATATTCTTGTTAACCAAAGAATATAAATTCATCATGATTATCTCAAAACCAGTCCATTCCAACCTAAGTATTTATACTATTCTTTTTCAAAAGATGATAATCTCCCTCATCTATTTCAAGCTTCATGGTTAAGGCATTTGAAAGTTGACTAGAATACTTAAGTGTAGTAAATAGTATATTTTATCTACCTTGCTATCTTTTTTATAAGCCAACAAGAAGATCTTGTATACTTTTGTATCTAAAAGCTTTGTTAATTAAAGAAAGCTAAATGATGGGATTTATTGTCCTTTGTTGGGAAGGAAAATTCACCACATGAAATTGCaatgaaatattataaaaacttaaTGAATCAATCACAAGATATTCATAACTTGGTAAATAAgcaagcattacaaaatattgaaaataattgcCTCCGCCTCAAGTCTATAATTGATACTATTTGACGATGAACATTCCAAGCATATACCTTTAAAGGTCACAATGAAAGCCATGATTCAAAAATTAAGGTAATTTTATTGAACTCTTGAAACTCCTAGGTAGGAAGTAATAATGATAAACTTGGTGGGCTAGAAAATGCTCCCCGTCAGAATACATCCCGATAATTATATTGAGcttattgaaaagaaattttttttttttttaattttatctatatatctTAGCCCTATCAAGGTAAAATTCATAGTTTATCCTTGTGTTGCACATTCCACTTTTATTaccttatatataaaaatatatgggtTCTTTATTGTAGCTTTATTGTTATGAACAataaagcttttaattttttttttaatttaatctataaaCAGTGAGACTATAAACTTTTTCATTTAGCTATAGGACATAAGACTCTTCttgtatcaaatatttttttatgaagaccAAACAAGACAAGttcataagattaaaaaaacaaaaacaacctatttttttttaatgttaaacaaaaacagaagtatttttttaagtaaaaataaaaaaccctttaaataacaaagaattttaaggatttgaaaatgtattaaataacaaaataaaaatcttttaagaaATCAAGACAGTCATATAGGTCTACCTATGTGCTTGACCCATAAAAGAGGCATGGCTCCTATGGTaggtctcttttattttttttaaaaaaatatcataggaTGGACAACATATTGTTCATcctctttgaaaaaaaactatgcagATAGCTCATCACCTACAACCTTAAATTCCAGCAATTACAGGGTTACAGGGAAATCaaggcaagttttttttttttggcaaaaatatcatttctaaACCATTCTAACCCaaaatacatagaaaaaaaCCCCTAAAAAACCATGATAAAGAAACTTGTTTATAGCCTTAAATAAGTCAAAAGCCGgtcaaaaaatccaaattcaaataattttttgagatCAAATCTAGCTTCCCGGCAATGAGAAGGACAAAGAACACTATATTGAAACTTTTCTCATCGAATGAAACCCGGGTATACCAAGATCAACCATTatgatagtaaaaaataatgttaatcaataattttatctctCTACTACTAGAATtcgacatgttttttttttcttctcacaaATTAGagactgaaaaataataaaaataaacttctagattaaaattgaatttttgaaagctaaagggataaaaaatgtataaatttgaaagatgaagtTCTAAAGTGAATTCTTTGCGACAATTTTAAAAAGGCCACCAATTTTCTTCGCTTGTTTCACTTTGGTACGGAATCTTTTATTCTTGCCATCCCGTAATAAACCAAAAGCAACACTGGCATTCAATTTGCTCACCTGTTTCACTTACTGAGGGAATTTCCAATTAGATGGGAGTTCAAATTGTTTTGGTAAATGCCTACGAGAGAGAGTGATTCttttaacaattaaatattaattttagtatcAGTTTTTACATATTATGATTGGGTAAAAGACGTTGTTACCATTTATATCCAAATTAAtacatttacaaaaaaatattttttattgtctgtCTTTTTTTAAGacctgtttgtttgctgaaaattaagtttttttttaaaaataaattcctagaaagtgaattatttttttatgtttggtagtgtaatgaaaaataagtaggaaaacactttccagtgtttggttatgtcatgaaaaataagctggaaaataatttattaatattttattttttccaagtttattaaaataatgagtaacaaatcttacaaattaaaaagttgaatgagaatgaaattgaaaaaaaatatataatttcttaaattatctcaaataaaataaataataattaaaataatagagatcaaatctaaaaaataaaaaaaatgaaagatgaagaaattaaaataataataattaacatttcataaattatttcaaataaaataagtaacaatcaaaagaatgaggatctaatttgatagataaaaaatttcaataaaaaaatgataaggaaaaaacaaataacaattataaaaataaagatcaaagttaatataaaaattaaattttaaaagatgaaattaaaaaataaatattcaaaataaaatatatatagcgattaaaagtttgaggaccaaatttgatataatcagcaaataatatgatatttctaaatttttcacagcttctggaaagtgtttttcgcccaaattttctaggaaaacacttttctgaaaaccaaactaattttttttttaactaataagtgttttttgttgatcaattttttttttacaaacaaacataaaaaattttaaaaaataattttttgaaaattacttttgaaaaagaaatatgtcctaaattcaaatctaaaaatgGTCACGtgataaaataagaagaaagtTGAACCCAGCTTGCAAGAGCATCCGAGGAATCCATTGACAGAGGAAGgaatttatgttcttttatgGGCTTAGATTCTTTCCATTAAGAAAGTTCTCCAGCCCAATTCCAAATACCAGGCAAAGATCCAGTCCTCTTGGAGCCGTTTaggattttaataaaaaaaatttttgaagtgtttttaattttaaaatatattaaaatattttttttatttttttaaaatttattttaatacaaccatataaaacaatttaataattaaaataaaattaatattaaaaaaaattaattttttttaaatacttttaaatctaGTCGGATAGTCTATTTTTGCGGCTTATTAGCCTGAGCTTAAACCAGCCTTTTCATATTTATTCTGGTCTCTGCCGATCACAAGTCAGAGGACAGCAGCTCTCTCAAATTGTATGGCGCCCTTATTTCCACGCCACGAATCAATCGATTAGATCTTATTATTCATATCTTCATTACGAATCAAATTGATTCCCAGTGCAATTGCGATTTGGAAACCTCTAGAATacaagatgaaaatatataacaacCCGCCTGTTTTTCTGACAGCAACCAACAACTAACTCCCCTCTCTTCTCTTCCCTTTTCTTCAATCCAATTCAATTCCCTGGTTAAGATTCAGTCCATATAGGTGTGTAGTATCAATATCGAACTTGACTTGTTCAatcaccaaaataataatagtaataaaggattttgttttaatgaataacagaagaaagagaagagaagaaaccgGAGGAAATGGCGGGATCATCAAGGCAGAGCTTGCCTTCATGGATaactgcagcagcagcaacaacaaccaCAACAAGAGTTGATATTGAAGGAATCAACAAAGAAGGTGGTCCTAAAAATGAGGAATCAAAATCAGTTCCATCAGCCTCAGATTTTGATTTAGGTTTTGCTGAGAGAGCTTTCGCTGCCGCTGGTGCCGCTGTTCTTTCCGCCGTCATTGTTAACCCTCTCGATGTTGCCAAGGTAACGAACTCCCTtacattttttactttaatttctcAATCGCCACTCGTTTTCTCCAACACacatactctctctctcttttgtttaattaattaaatctgtTTTGTGAGTGATTatgctttaatttaattaatgatttgtttacttgtttttcatagaCAAGGTTGCAGGCACAGGCAGCTGGAGTTCCTTACCAAGGTCTATGTGGAACGGCGAGTTTTGAATCAAATACGGTATTACCATATGCTAATTAACTTgaacataattagatttttattgtttttttattttttaaattatgaggAAGGAAAGGAAATTAGAGAGTGTTTGGTAAATAGCATATTGAACAGTGTTAATTTTGGTTCTATTCCAGATGTTTCCTTGTGTGAAAAGTTCATCGCATGCAGCTCCTGGCTCGCAACAATTGTGCGCTTCAGAATGTAATCGGTACAAGGGAGCATTGGATGTTTTCAATAAAGTGATTCGACAGGTTAGTGAGTTAATTAGAATTTGAAAGTGtagtaattgttatttttaaagtattttttatttgaaaatatattaaaatgatattttttaatttttttaaaaattatttataatataagaatattaaaatatctaaaaaaacattaaaattttttataaaataaaataaaaaaaaaacagaaaaaaattaaaaattagagaaatgCATTGTGTTCCAAACGGTGTATTCCAAACGGCCCCTTAAACTTGATAATGTTGCAAGTAATGGGCCCAACTTCTTTCTTAAATGATGTGCTTTGTTGGTATTCCAACTTCCAAGGAAAGATGACAGGGAATTCTTATTATGAATTCCATTGGaccttgaaataatatattggaAGAATTCTTTGGGTCTTTCAATATCAATTAGTTGATTGTTTTGCTCCTGTGATGGGTGTTTTTATGATGTAGTTCCATCTCAGAGAACCATGCATGCATCAAATTGCTGCATGGATTTTTGGTGTCAATATATAGTCTTAAACTTTACGATGTATTCATTTTTGTAATCTTAAACACATTAATGCATGCTGTTGATGCGTTAAAGAAGCAGAAAATTTAaggggtttttttccttttggtaTGGAAGAATTGTTGACATATAAAGGCAATGCAGAGTTTTGAGAATGGTTTTTAGTGTTTCAGGGctgataattttgttaattttctttgcaTTGTATGAACTTCGATATTTGGAAACAAAGTGTCTGCACCAAGCTAGGCTGGTGGGATGCTGCGATCTATTGTGCTAATATAGATGGGAGTTGGAAAGCAGAATGCATCAACAAATTTTTCTATATGAAATGACTTCTTAGTGCCATGGAAGTAGGGCAGCAATTGCTTTGTACTTATAGATTATTATGTCTTTGTGCTGCTAAGTTATTTGTCTTCTTTCTACTTTGGtgcatttgttatttttctggTTGAATTAGTGTTTGGCAAGAATGTACTTATTCAGAGGCTTCACAGGGGTGAATTTGTGCAGGAAGGTATTGGAAGGCTATGGAGAGGCACAAATGCAAGCTTAGCTTTGGCTGTCCCTACTGTAAGTCTCTAGATTAGAAGAGATTTCCTCCTCTCTTATTGTTTATGCCTTTTACAGAGCGTTGGGATAATGGATTGGAAGCTGATTTCGCACGAAGATATTGTTCACATCTTCTGGGTCATGTTATGCTgatgtgtttgtgttttttgtaCTGTAAACCAGGTTGGAATCTACATGCCTTGTTACGACATTTTCCGGAATTCAATGGAAGAATTTACAATTCAGAATTGCCCAGCCTTGACACCTTATGTCCCGCTAGTTGCAGGGGCAGTTGCACGCTCAATATCTTGTATTACTTGTTATCCAGTGGAGCTGGCAAGGACCCGCATGCAGGTTGTTTGcttgttggttttgttttttagcatCACATTTATTAAGGTGTCCATGGATTACTGACTTGATTAGTTTACTTGATCCTGATTGGTTACCTTATACCTCGATCCTTTGTTATGAAGATCATCACATATATTTGTAACTGCACATACTGTAAATATTCTAGTTGTGGGCATTTTATCCAATCCAATAAACTTGATGTCAGTAAAAACCCATTCAAGTATGTGTTAGTTTCTGATAGGAGTAAGATTGTGCAATGCATGTGTTAACCAGGTGAA
Protein-coding sequences here:
- the LOC133692411 gene encoding mitochondrial carrier protein MTM1-like isoform X1 — protein: MAGSSRQSLPSWITAAAATTTTTRVDIEGINKEGGPKNEESKSVPSASDFDLGFAERAFAAAGAAVLSAVIVNPLDVAKTRLQAQAAGVPYQGLCGTASFESNTMFPCVKSSSHAAPGSQQLCASECNRYKGALDVFNKVIRQEGIGRLWRGTNASLALAVPTVGIYMPCYDIFRNSMEEFTIQNCPALTPYVPLVAGAVARSISCITCYPVELARTRMQAFKETQAGVKPSGVWKTLIEVINPVGGTNNTQKLPVQSYRILWTGLGAQLARDVPFSAICWATLEPIRRQILALLGDEAGASRVLGANFSAGFVAGTLAAAATCPFDVAKTRRQIEKDPTRALNMTTTRTLLEIWRDGGVKGLFTGVGPRVARAGPSVGIVVSFYEVVKYTLHHRYHQFTK
- the LOC133692411 gene encoding mitochondrial carrier protein MTM1-like isoform X2, whose amino-acid sequence is MAGSSRQSLPSWITAAAATTTTTRVDIEGINKEGGPKNEESKSVPSASDFDLGFAERAFAAAGAAVLSAVIVNPLDVAKTRLQAQAAGVPYQGLCGTASFESNTMFPCVKSSSHAAPGSQQLCASECNRYKGALDVFNKVIRQEGIGRLWRGTNASLALAVPTVGIYMPCYDIFRNSMEEFTIQNCPALTPYVPLVAGAVARSISCITCYPVELARTRMQAFKETQAGVKPSGVWKTLIEVINPVGGTNNTQKLQSYRILWTGLGAQLARDVPFSAICWATLEPIRRQILALLGDEAGASRVLGANFSAGFVAGTLAAAATCPFDVAKTRRQIEKDPTRALNMTTTRTLLEIWRDGGVKGLFTGVGPRVARAGPSVGIVVSFYEVVKYTLHHRYHQFTK